GCGACCGTGCTCGCGGTGGTCGTCTGCACGTGGTGGACTCCTTCGGCATCGAGGGCGCCCCGTCGACCAAGGCCGCTGCGGCCGTCCTCGCCGAGCTCGCTCCGACCAAGAACGTCCTGGTCGTCATCGAGCGCGGTGACGAGCTGGCGGTCAAGAGCGTGCGCAACCTTGCGTACGTCCACGTCCTCAGCTTCGACCAGCTGAACGCCTACGACGTGCTCGTCTCCGACGACATCGTCTTCACCAAGGCCGCCTACGACGCGTTCGTCGCGTCCAAGAGCGCCACCACCGAGGAGGTCTCGGCATGAACGTCTCCGTCAACAAGGACCCGCGCGACATCATCCTGAAGCCGGTCGTCTCGGAGAAGAGCTACGGGCTCATCGACGAGGGCAAGTACACCTTCCTGGTGGACCCGCGCTCCTCGAAGACCGAGATCAAGCTCGCGATCGAGAAGATCTTCGGCGTCAAGGTCGCTGCGGTCAACACGCTCAACCGCGCGGGCAAGTCCCGCCGCACCCGCTTCGGCACCGGCAAGCGCAAGGACACCAAGCGCGCCATCGTCACGCTCAAGTCGGGCACCATCGACATCTTCACGGCCGTCGGCTGACAGCTGGGATAGAGGACAACCAACATGGCTATTCGCAAGTACAAGCCCACGACCCCGGGTCGCCGCGGTTCGTCGGTGGCCGACTTCGCCGAGATCACGCGATCGACGCCCGAGAAGTCGCTGCTCCGTCCGCTGTCGAAGACCGGTGGTCGCAACAACCAGGGGCGCATCACCACGCGTCACATCGGTGGCGGTCACAAGCGTCAGTACCGCGTCATCGACTTCCGTCGCAATGACAAGGACGGCGTCAACGCCAAGGTCGCGCACATCGAGTACGACCCCAACCGCACCGCGCGCATCGCGCTGCTGCACTACGTGGACGGCGAGAAGCGTTACATCCTCGCTCCGAACAAGCTGCAGCAGGGCGACATCGTCGAGTCCGGTGCGGGCGCTGACATCAAGCCGGGCAACAACCTGCCGCTGAAGAACATCCCCACCGGTACCGTGATCCACGCGATCGAGCTCCGCCCCGGCGGCGGCGCGAAGATGGCGCGTTCGGCCGGTGCGTCGGTTCGCCTGGTCGCCAAGGACGGCCCCTACGCGCAGCTTCGTCTGCCGTCGGGCGAGATCCGCAACGTCGACGCGCGCTGCCGCGCCACGATCGGCGAGGTCGGCAACGCCGAGCAGTCGAACATCAACTGGGGCAAGGCCGGCCGCAACCGCTGGAAGGGCATCCGCCCGACCGTCCGCGGTGTCGCGATGAACCCGGTCGACCACCCGCACGGTGGTGGTGAGGGCAAGACGTCCGGTGGACGTCACCCCGTCTCTCCTTGGGGCCAGGCTGAGGGTCGCACCCGCCACGCCAACAAGGAAAGCGACAAGTACATCGTCCGTCGTCGCAACGCCGGCAAGAAGCGCAAGTAGGAGTAGAGGAAGATGCCTCGCAGCCTGAAGAAGGGCCCCTTCGTCGACGAGCACCTGCTTCGCAAGGTCGTCTCGCAGAACGATGCCGGCACCAAGAACGTCATCAAGACCTGGTCGCGCCGTTCGATGATCATCCCCGCCATGCTGGGACACACCATCGCCGTGCACGACGGACGCAAGCACATCCCCGTGTTCGTGTCCGAGACCATGGTCGGTCACAAGCTGGGCGAGTTCGCGCCCACCCGCACCTTCCGCGGCCACGAGAAGGACGACAAGAAGGGTCGCCGCCGCTGACGCGGTGGCGTTCCTAGAGAGGACTAGAGGAGGAGAGAAATGGTGGATTCCATCGCACGCGTCAAGCACATCCGCGTGACCCCTCAGAAGGCTCGTCGTGTCGTCGCGCTGATCAAGGGCAAGCAGGCTCAGGAGGCCCTGGCCATCCTGAAGTTCGCGCCCCAGAGTGCCAGCGAGCCGATCTACAAGCTCGTCGCCGCTGCGGTCGCCAACGCCCGGGTGAAGGCTGACAAGGACGGCGAGTTCCTGGACGAGCAGGACCTGTACGTGCGCAACGCGTACGTCGACGAGGGCACGACGCTCAAGCGTTTCCAGCCCCGTGCACAGGGCCGCGCCTTCCAGATCAAGAAGCGCACGAGCCACATCACCGTCGAGCTCGCGACCCCCGAGGTCGATGAGGCCGCGGCCGGCTCCACGAACAAGAAGGCGAGCAAGTAATGGGACAGAAGGTCAACCCGTACGGCTTCCGCCTCGGCATCACCACGGACCACGTGTCGCGTTGGTTCTCCGACTCCACGAAGCCGGGACAGCGTTACGCCGACTACGTGGCCGAGGACGTCAAGATCCGCAAGCTCCTGCAGACGCAGCTGGACCGCGCCGGCGTGAGCGGCATCGAGATCGAGCGCACGCGTGATCGCGTCCGCGTCGACATCCACACCGCCCGCCCCGGCATCGTCATCGGCCGCCGCGGCGCCGAGGCCGAGCGCATCCGCGCCGACCTCGAGAAGCTCACGGGCAAGCAGATCCAGCTGAACATCCTCGAGGTCAAGAACCCCGAGGCCGACGCCCAGCTGGTCGCCCAGGGCATCGCCGAGCAGCTCTCCGCCCGCGTGGCCTTCCGCCGCGCGATGCGCAAGGGTCTGCAGGGCGCACAGCGCGCCGGCGCCAAGGGCATCCGCATCCAGGTCTCGGGTCGTCTCGGCGGCGCCGAGATGAGCCGTTCGGAGTTCTACCGCGAGGGTCGTGTGCCGCTGCACACGCTGCGCGCGAACATCGACTACGGCTTCTACGAGGCCAAGACCACCTTCGGCCGCATCGGTGTGAAGGTCTGGATCTACAAGGGCGACCTCACCAACAAGGAGCTCGCTCGCGAGCAGGCCAACGCGCCGAAGGCACCCCGCGGTCGTGACGACCGTGGTGGCGACCGTCGTCGCGCGCCCCGCAACGAGGCGCCCGTCGCAGAAGGAGCATCGGCATAATGCTTATTCCCCGTAAGGTCAAGTACCGCAAGCAGCACCACCCGGGTCGCGCGGGCCAGGCCACCGGCGGCACGAAGGTCTCCTTCGGCGAGTTCGGCATCCAGGCCCTCACCCCCGCGTATGTGACCAACCGTCAGATCGAGTCCGCTCGTATCGCGATGACGCGTCACATCAAGCGTGGCGGCAAGGTGTGGATCAACATCTACCCCGACCGTCCCCTGACCAAGAAGCCGGCCGAAACCCGCATGGGTTCCGGTAAGGGTTCGCCGGAGTGGTGGGTCGCCAACGTCAAGCCGGGTCGCGTCCTGTTCGAGGTCGCGGGCGTCAACGAGCAGCTCGCTCGCGAGGCGCTCACCCGTGCAATCCACAAGCTGCCCCTGAAGGCACGCATCATCAAGCGCGAGGAGGGCGACGCGTAATGGCCGTCGGAACCAAGACGCTCGCTCCGAGCGAGCTGGACACGTTCGAGGACCAGCGCCTCGTCGAAGAGCTGCGCAAGGCCAAGGAAGAGCTGTTCAACCTGCGCTTCCAGTCGGCCACCGGCCAGCTCGAGAGCCACGGCCGCATCCGCGCCGTCAAGCGCGACATCGCGCGGCTCTACACCGTGATCCGCGAGCGCGAGCTCGGCATCCGTGCCACGCCCGCCCCCGTCGAGGTCGCGTCCAAGGCGAAGAAGACCAAGGCCAAGAAGGCGGATGACGCTGCCGAGGCCACGAAGGAAGAGGCCGAGTGATGGCTGAGACCACCGAGAAGAAGGCCGCCAAGAAGGCGCCGGCCGCCGAGGCCGTCGTTCAGGCGCCCGCTGCCGGTCACGAGTCGGCTGCCCATGACGTGCGCGATGCGGACGCCCGTGGCTACCGCAAGTCGCGTCGTGGCTACGTCGTCAGCGACAAGATGGACAAGACGATCGTCGTCGAGGTCGAAGACCGCGTGAAGCACCCGCTGTACGGCAAGGTCATCCGTCGCACGTCGAAGGTCAAGGCCCACGACGAGCAGAACAGCGCCGGCATCGGCGACCTCGTGCTGATCAACGAGACCCGGCCGCTCAGCGCCACCAAGCGGTGGCGCCTGGTCGAGATCCTCGAGAAGGCGAAGTAAGAAATGATCCAGACTGAGTCCCGCCTCAAGGTCGCCGACAACACCGGCGCCAAGGAGCTGCTCACGATCCGTGTGCTCGGCGGCTCCAACCGCCGTTATGCCGGTCTCGGCGACATCATCGTCGCGACCGTCAAGGACGCGATCCCCGGCGGCAACGTCAAGAAGGGCGATGTGGTCAAGGCCGTCATCGTCCGTACCAAGAAGGAGGTCCGTCGTCCCGACGGCTCCTACATCAAGTTCGACGAGAACGCCGCCGTCATCCTGAAGAACGACGGGGAGCCCCGCGGCACCCGCATCTTCGGACCGGTCGGTCGTGAGCTTCGTGACAAGAAGTTCATGAAGATCGTGTCGCTCGCACCGGAGGTGATCTGACCCTCATGGCCAAGATCAAGAAGGGTGACCTCGTTCAGGTCATCACTGGCAAGAAGCAGGACAAGGGCGGCGACCGCGGCAAGCAGGGCAAGGTCCTCGACGTTCTCGTCGAGCAGAACCGCGTCATCGTCGAGGGCGTCAACTACGTCACGAAGCACAACCGCGTGGGCCAGTCCCAGCGCGGCACCAGGACGGGCGGCATCGAGACGATGGAAGCCCCGATCCACATCTCCAACGTCGCCCTCGTCGACCCCTCGACCAAGAAGCCGACCAAGGTCGGTCACCGTGTCGAGGAGCAGACGAAGGATGGCGTGAAGCGCACCGTCCGCGTGCGCTACGCGAAGAAGAGCGGCAAGGACCTCTGAACATGAGCAGCACCACTGCCGCGGCGGCTGGCAAGATCCAGCCCCGCCTGAAGCAGAAGTACCAGGACGAGATCAAGAAGGCCCTGCAGGACGAGTTCGGCTACGCCAACGTCATGCAGATCCCCGGGATCGTCAAGGTCGTCGTGAACACCGGTGTCGGCGAGGCAGCTCGCGACTCCAAGGTGATCGACGGTGCGGTCGACGACCTCACCAAGATCACCGGCCAGAAGCCGGTCGTCACGAAGGCCCGCAAGTCCATCGCGCAGTTCAAGCTGCGCGAGGGCCAGGCCATCGGTGCGCACGTCACCCTCCGCGGTGACCGTGCTTGGGAGTTCCTGGACCGTCTCGTGAACCTCGCCCTGCCGCGTATCCGCGACTTCCGCGGCCTGTCGCCCAAGCAGTTCGACGGTCACGGCAACTACACGTTCGGTCTGCAGGAGCAGTCGGTCTTCCACGAGATCAACCAGGACAAGATCGACCGCGTCCGCGGCTTCGACATCACGATCGTCACCACGGCGAAGACGGATGACGAGGGCCGGTCGCTGCTGCGCCAGCTGGGCTTCCCGTTCAAGACGGACGAGAACCAGGCCTGACACCCCCCGACCTCTCCGGTCGGTCCATCAAGAAGGTCGGCTGTCGTGTAACGGCATCCGAAACCGCTGAACAAAGGAAACCAAGAAATGACGATGACAGACCCGGTCGCTGACATGCTGACCCGTCTGCGCAACGCGAACTCGGCGCACCACGACTCCGTGTCGCTGCCGAGCTCGAAGCTCAAGACCCACATCGCCGAGATCCTCCAGCAGGAGGGCTACATCTCCGGCTGGGAGGTCTCCGACGCTCGTGTCGGCCAGACCCTCACCCTCACGCTGAAGTACGGCCCGAACCGCGAGCGGTCGATCGCCGGCATCAAGCGCGTCTCGAAGCCCGGCCTGCGCGTGTACGCACGCTCGACCGAGATCCCCAAGGTCCTCGGCGGCCTGGGCGTCGCGATCCTGTCCACCTCCTCCGGTCTTCTCACCGACCGCCAGGCAGAGCAGAAGGGCGTGGGTGGGGAAGTCCTCGCCTACGTGTGGTGATCTGACATGTCGCGTATTGGACGTCTTCCCATCGACATCCCCGCCGGCGTGACCGTTTCGGTCGACGGCCAGGATGTCACGGTCACGGGCCCGAAGGGCGAGCTCGCGCTCTCCGTCTCCAAGCCCATCGAGGTCAAGGTCGAGGAGAACCAGGTTCTGGTCTCCCGTCCCGACGACGAGCGCGAGTCGCGTTCGCTGCACGGACTGACCCGCACCCTGATCAACAACAACATCATCGGCGTCACCCAGGGCTACACCAAGGGCCTCGAGGTCGTCGGCACCGGTTACCGCGTCGCGCAGAAGGGGACGGCGGTCGAGTTCGCGCTCGGCTTCTCGCACCCCGTTCTCGTCGAGGCGCCGGCCGGCATCACGCTGACCGTCGAGGGCAACAACAAGCTCACCGTCAGCGGCATCTCGAAGCAGGCCGTCGGTGAGGCCGCCGCGAACATCCGCAAGATCCGCAAGCCCGAGCCCTACAAGGGCAAGGGTGTGCGCTACGCGGGCGAGGTCGTTCGCCGCAAGGCCGGAAAGGCTGGTAAGTAATCATGGCTGTCAAGTCGAAGAGCGACGCGCGTTCGCGTCGTCACCTGCGCCTTCGCAAGAAGGTCGTGGGCACCGGGGCCCGTCCGCGCCTCGTCGTCACCCGCTCGGCCCGCCACGTCTTCGTCCAGCTCGTGGACGACAGCAAGGGCGTGACCGTCGCGTCGGCGTCGACTCTCGAGTCGGACCTGCGCACGTTCGACGGTGACAAGACCGCCAAGGCCCGCAAGGTCGGCGAGCTCGTCGCCGAGCGCGCCAAGGCGGCCGGCTTCTCGGACGTCGTGTTCGACCGCGGTGGCAACCGCTACGCGGGCCGTGTCGCAGCGATCGCCGAGGGCGCCCGCGAGGGAGGTCTGAACCTGTGAGCGATGCAACTACTCAGAATGTGGAGAACGAAGTGACCGAGCAGGCTGCGGCCACCGCTCCCGTCGAGCGCGAGGCCCGCGAGCCCCGTCGCGGCGGTCGCGAGCGCAACCCCAACCGCGACCGTGGTTCGCGCGACGCCGAGAAGAGCCAGTTCCTCGAGCGCGTCGTGACGATCAACCGCGTGTCGAAGGTCGTCAAGGGCGGTCGCCGCTTCAGCTTCACGGCGCTCGTCGTCGTGGGTGACGGCAACGGTCTCGTCGGCGTCGGCTACGGCAAGGCGCGTGAGGTCCCCCTCGCCATCTCCAAGGGTGTCGAAGAGGCCAAGCGCAACTTCTTCCGCGTGCCCCGCACCGGCTCGTCCATTCCGCACCCGGTGCAGGGTGAGGCCGCTGCCGGTGTCGTGCTCCTGCGTCCGGCCGCCGCCGGTACCGGTGTCATCGCCGGTGGCCCGGTGCGCGCCGTGCTCGAGTGCGCCGGTATCCACGACGTGCTCTCCAAGTCGCTCGGTTCGTCGAACACGATCAACATCGTGCACGCGACCGTCGAGGCGCTGAAGCAGCTCGAGGAGCCCCGCGCGGTCGCCGCGCGTCGCGGTCTCGACTTCGACCAGGTGGCTCCGGCCCGTCTGATCCGTGCCGAGGCTGACGCCGCGGCCGCTGCGAAGGTAGGTGCCTGATGGCCGCGCGTCTCAAGGTGACCCAGGTCAAGTCCAAGGTGAGCGAGAAGCAGAACCAGCGTGACACGCTGCGTTCGCTCGGCCTGAAGCGGATCGGCGACTCGGTCGTCCGTCCCGACGACGCGCAGACGCGCGGCTACGTCAAGGCTGTCGCCCACCTCGTCAAGGTTGAGGAGATCGACTGATGGCCGAGAAGGCTGAGAAGGCGACCGAAGAGGTCGCTGTGAAGAACACCGAGAAGAAGGCCGCCGCGAAGCCGGCTGCCAAGAAGACCGCCGAGAAGCCGGCCGCGAAGAAGGCTCCCGCCAAGAAGGCGGATGCCGAGGTGTCGCGCCCCGGTGTGCTCAAGGTCCACCACCTGCGTCCGGTCCCGGGCTCCAACACCGCGAAGACCCGTGTCGGTCGCGGTGAGGGCTCGAAGGGCAAGACCGCCGGTCGTGGCACCAAGGGTACGAAGGCCCGTTACCAGGTGAAGGTCGGTTTCGAGGGCGGCCAGATGCCGCTGCACATGCGTACGCCGAAGCTGCGCGGGTTCAAGAACCCGTTCCGCGTCGAGTACCAGGTGGTCAACCTCGACAAGCTGGCTGAGCTGTACCCGGCCGGTGGCGATGTCACCGTCAGCGACCTCGTCGCAAAGGGCGCCGTGCGCAAGAACGAGAAGGTCAAGGTGCTCGGCACCGGCGACATCTCGGTCAAGCTCACCGTCGCCGTCGACAAGGTCTCGGGTTCGGCCGAGCAGAAGATCGTCGCCGCAGGCGGTTCGGTCAAGTAATTCCACGGCAGGGGCCGGAGGCGAGCCTCCGGCCCCTGTTGCCGTACTCTGGAAGCGGTGTCCTCGGACCCGCATCGAGACACCGGTCAGCTCTCTGGAGGAAATCCCCTTGTTCAGCGCCGTCAGCGCCATCGCGCGGGTCTTCCGCACCCCGGATCTCCGGCGGAAGATCTTCTTCACCCTCGCGATCATCGCCATCTACCGACTCGGTGCGCACGTTCCGGCGCCCTTCGTGAGCTTCCCCAACGTGCAGTCCTGCCTCCAGCAGACGGGCTCGGCCAGCGAAGGCCTGCTGTCGCTGGTGAACCTGTTCTCCGGCGGCGCGCTCCTGCAGCTGTCGATCTTCGCCCTGGGCGTCATGCCCTACATCACCGCGACGATCATCGTGCAGCTGCTGCGTGTGGTGATCCCGCACTTCGAGGCGCTGTACAAAGAAGGGCAGGCCGGTCAGGCCAAGCTCACGCAGTACACCCGCTACCTGACGATCGCGCTGGCGCTCCTGCAGTCCACCACGCTGGTGACGGTGGCACGTTCGGGTCAGCTCTTCGGCACGACCGGCATCGCCGAGTGCAACGCGCTGCTGACCAACGATGTGTGGTGGGCCCAGCTGCTGATGATCATCACGCTGACCGCCGGCACCGGTCTCATCATGTGGTTCGCCGAGCTCGTCACCGAGCGCGGCGTGGGCAACGGCATGTCCATCCTCATCTTCACCTCGATCGCGGCGCAGTTCCCGGCGGCCATGTGGGCCATCGCCACGTCGCGCGGTTTCGAGGTCTTCCTCCTCGTGCTGGCCGTCGGCATCGTCGTCGTCGCTCTCGTCGTCTTCGTCGAGCAGTCGCAGCGGCGCATCCCCGTGCAGTACGCCAAGCGCATGGTCGGGCGTCGCACCCTCGGCGGCACGAACACGTACATCCCGATCAAGGTGAACATGGCGGGCGTCGTGCCGGTCATCTTCGCCTCCTCGCTGCTGTACATCCCGGCACTGATAGCCCAGTTCAATCAGACGCCGGACGCCAACGGCAACATCCCGGGCTGGGTGACCTGGATCCAGCAGTACCTCACCAAGGGCGATCACCCGCTCTACATGCTGCTGTACTTCCTGCTCATCGTCGGGTTCACCTACTTCTACGTCGCGATCACCTTCAACCCCGTCGAGGTCGCCGACAACATGAAGAAGTACGGCGGGTTCATCCCCGGCATCCGTGCAGGTCGTCCGACGGCCGAGTACCTCGACTACGTGTTGACGCGCATCACGTTGCCCGGCTCGATCTACCTCGGTCTCATCGCCCTGCTGCCCCTGGTGGCGCTCGCGACGGTCAGCGCCAACCAGAACTTCCCGTTCGGCGGCGCCTCGATCCTCATCATCGTCGGTGTGGGTCTGGAGACCGTGAAGCAGATCGACGCCCAGCTGCAGCAGCGCCACTACGAAGGGCTGCTGCGATGACCGCTGCGCGACTGCTCATCATCGGACCGCAGGGCTCGGGCAAGGGCACCCAGGGCGTGCGCATCGCCGATGCCCTCGGCATTCCCGCTGTCTCGACGGGGGACGTGTTCCGCGCCAACGTCAAGGAAGGCACGGAGCTCGGCCTGAAGGTCAAGGCGATCATCGACGCTGGCGACCTCGTGCCGGACACCCTGACGGGGGAGATCGTCCGAGACCGGCTCGCTCAGGCGGATGCCGCGAACGGCTTCCTGCTGGACGGCTACCCGCGCAACCTCGGCCAGGTCGGCGACCTCGACGGCTTCCTCGATGAGCGGGGCGAGCCGCTCACGGCGGTGATCGAGTTGGTCGTGCCGCGCGACGAGTCCATCCAGCGCCTGTCGCTGCGGGCGACCGAGCAGGGCCGTGCCGACGACAACGCCGAGTCGATCGCGAAGCGTCTGGCCATCTACGAGTCCGAGACCGCGCCGATCCTCGATCTCTACCGCGAGCGGGGCATCGTCGATCAGATCGACGGCGTCGGGTCGCTGGACGAGGTCTACGCCCGGATTCAGGCCGCGCTGGAAGCTCGCGGCATCGCCGCCTCCTGATGGGACTTCGTCGCTCCTTGTACAAGACGCCGGCGCAGCTGCGCTCGATGGTCGAGCCGGGCCTGATCACGGCGGCCGCGCTGGATGCCGTGCGTGCACTGATCGCCCCGGGCGTGACCACGGCTGAGCTGGATGCCGCGGCATCCGAGGTCATCCTCGCCCGCGGTGCCGAGTCGAATTTCCAACTCGTGCGCGGGTACCGGCATACGACGTGCATCTCGGTCAACGACCAGGTCGTCCACGGCATCCCCGGGGAGCGGGTGCTCGAAGCGGGCGACATCGTCTCGATCGATGCGGGGGCGCAGTTCAAAGGCTGGAACGGCGACTCGGCGATCACCGTCGTCGTTCCCG
The DNA window shown above is from Microbacterium laevaniformans and carries:
- the rplW gene encoding 50S ribosomal protein L23; its protein translation is MNVSVNKDPRDIILKPVVSEKSYGLIDEGKYTFLVDPRSSKTEIKLAIEKIFGVKVAAVNTLNRAGKSRRTRFGTGKRKDTKRAIVTLKSGTIDIFTAVG
- the rplB gene encoding 50S ribosomal protein L2, translated to MAIRKYKPTTPGRRGSSVADFAEITRSTPEKSLLRPLSKTGGRNNQGRITTRHIGGGHKRQYRVIDFRRNDKDGVNAKVAHIEYDPNRTARIALLHYVDGEKRYILAPNKLQQGDIVESGAGADIKPGNNLPLKNIPTGTVIHAIELRPGGGAKMARSAGASVRLVAKDGPYAQLRLPSGEIRNVDARCRATIGEVGNAEQSNINWGKAGRNRWKGIRPTVRGVAMNPVDHPHGGGEGKTSGGRHPVSPWGQAEGRTRHANKESDKYIVRRRNAGKKRK
- the rpsS gene encoding 30S ribosomal protein S19; the protein is MPRSLKKGPFVDEHLLRKVVSQNDAGTKNVIKTWSRRSMIIPAMLGHTIAVHDGRKHIPVFVSETMVGHKLGEFAPTRTFRGHEKDDKKGRRR
- the rplV gene encoding 50S ribosomal protein L22, which produces MVDSIARVKHIRVTPQKARRVVALIKGKQAQEALAILKFAPQSASEPIYKLVAAAVANARVKADKDGEFLDEQDLYVRNAYVDEGTTLKRFQPRAQGRAFQIKKRTSHITVELATPEVDEAAAGSTNKKASK
- the rpsC gene encoding 30S ribosomal protein S3 produces the protein MGQKVNPYGFRLGITTDHVSRWFSDSTKPGQRYADYVAEDVKIRKLLQTQLDRAGVSGIEIERTRDRVRVDIHTARPGIVIGRRGAEAERIRADLEKLTGKQIQLNILEVKNPEADAQLVAQGIAEQLSARVAFRRAMRKGLQGAQRAGAKGIRIQVSGRLGGAEMSRSEFYREGRVPLHTLRANIDYGFYEAKTTFGRIGVKVWIYKGDLTNKELAREQANAPKAPRGRDDRGGDRRRAPRNEAPVAEGASA
- the rplP gene encoding 50S ribosomal protein L16; translated protein: MLIPRKVKYRKQHHPGRAGQATGGTKVSFGEFGIQALTPAYVTNRQIESARIAMTRHIKRGGKVWINIYPDRPLTKKPAETRMGSGKGSPEWWVANVKPGRVLFEVAGVNEQLAREALTRAIHKLPLKARIIKREEGDA
- the rpmC gene encoding 50S ribosomal protein L29, which encodes MAVGTKTLAPSELDTFEDQRLVEELRKAKEELFNLRFQSATGQLESHGRIRAVKRDIARLYTVIRERELGIRATPAPVEVASKAKKTKAKKADDAAEATKEEAE
- the rpsQ gene encoding 30S ribosomal protein S17, translating into MAETTEKKAAKKAPAAEAVVQAPAAGHESAAHDVRDADARGYRKSRRGYVVSDKMDKTIVVEVEDRVKHPLYGKVIRRTSKVKAHDEQNSAGIGDLVLINETRPLSATKRWRLVEILEKAK
- the rplN gene encoding 50S ribosomal protein L14; protein product: MIQTESRLKVADNTGAKELLTIRVLGGSNRRYAGLGDIIVATVKDAIPGGNVKKGDVVKAVIVRTKKEVRRPDGSYIKFDENAAVILKNDGEPRGTRIFGPVGRELRDKKFMKIVSLAPEVI
- the rplX gene encoding 50S ribosomal protein L24, which codes for MAKIKKGDLVQVITGKKQDKGGDRGKQGKVLDVLVEQNRVIVEGVNYVTKHNRVGQSQRGTRTGGIETMEAPIHISNVALVDPSTKKPTKVGHRVEEQTKDGVKRTVRVRYAKKSGKDL
- the rplE gene encoding 50S ribosomal protein L5; this encodes MSSTTAAAAGKIQPRLKQKYQDEIKKALQDEFGYANVMQIPGIVKVVVNTGVGEAARDSKVIDGAVDDLTKITGQKPVVTKARKSIAQFKLREGQAIGAHVTLRGDRAWEFLDRLVNLALPRIRDFRGLSPKQFDGHGNYTFGLQEQSVFHEINQDKIDRVRGFDITIVTTAKTDDEGRSLLRQLGFPFKTDENQA
- the rpsH gene encoding 30S ribosomal protein S8, with amino-acid sequence MTMTDPVADMLTRLRNANSAHHDSVSLPSSKLKTHIAEILQQEGYISGWEVSDARVGQTLTLTLKYGPNRERSIAGIKRVSKPGLRVYARSTEIPKVLGGLGVAILSTSSGLLTDRQAEQKGVGGEVLAYVW
- the rplF gene encoding 50S ribosomal protein L6, whose protein sequence is MSRIGRLPIDIPAGVTVSVDGQDVTVTGPKGELALSVSKPIEVKVEENQVLVSRPDDERESRSLHGLTRTLINNNIIGVTQGYTKGLEVVGTGYRVAQKGTAVEFALGFSHPVLVEAPAGITLTVEGNNKLTVSGISKQAVGEAAANIRKIRKPEPYKGKGVRYAGEVVRRKAGKAGK
- the rplR gene encoding 50S ribosomal protein L18 produces the protein MAVKSKSDARSRRHLRLRKKVVGTGARPRLVVTRSARHVFVQLVDDSKGVTVASASTLESDLRTFDGDKTAKARKVGELVAERAKAAGFSDVVFDRGGNRYAGRVAAIAEGAREGGLNL
- the rpsE gene encoding 30S ribosomal protein S5, which translates into the protein MSDATTQNVENEVTEQAAATAPVEREAREPRRGGRERNPNRDRGSRDAEKSQFLERVVTINRVSKVVKGGRRFSFTALVVVGDGNGLVGVGYGKAREVPLAISKGVEEAKRNFFRVPRTGSSIPHPVQGEAAAGVVLLRPAAAGTGVIAGGPVRAVLECAGIHDVLSKSLGSSNTINIVHATVEALKQLEEPRAVAARRGLDFDQVAPARLIRAEADAAAAAKVGA
- the rpmD gene encoding 50S ribosomal protein L30, translated to MAARLKVTQVKSKVSEKQNQRDTLRSLGLKRIGDSVVRPDDAQTRGYVKAVAHLVKVEEID
- the rplO gene encoding 50S ribosomal protein L15 — encoded protein: MAEKAEKATEEVAVKNTEKKAAAKPAAKKTAEKPAAKKAPAKKADAEVSRPGVLKVHHLRPVPGSNTAKTRVGRGEGSKGKTAGRGTKGTKARYQVKVGFEGGQMPLHMRTPKLRGFKNPFRVEYQVVNLDKLAELYPAGGDVTVSDLVAKGAVRKNEKVKVLGTGDISVKLTVAVDKVSGSAEQKIVAAGGSVK
- the secY gene encoding preprotein translocase subunit SecY, coding for MFSAVSAIARVFRTPDLRRKIFFTLAIIAIYRLGAHVPAPFVSFPNVQSCLQQTGSASEGLLSLVNLFSGGALLQLSIFALGVMPYITATIIVQLLRVVIPHFEALYKEGQAGQAKLTQYTRYLTIALALLQSTTLVTVARSGQLFGTTGIAECNALLTNDVWWAQLLMIITLTAGTGLIMWFAELVTERGVGNGMSILIFTSIAAQFPAAMWAIATSRGFEVFLLVLAVGIVVVALVVFVEQSQRRIPVQYAKRMVGRRTLGGTNTYIPIKVNMAGVVPVIFASSLLYIPALIAQFNQTPDANGNIPGWVTWIQQYLTKGDHPLYMLLYFLLIVGFTYFYVAITFNPVEVADNMKKYGGFIPGIRAGRPTAEYLDYVLTRITLPGSIYLGLIALLPLVALATVSANQNFPFGGASILIIVGVGLETVKQIDAQLQQRHYEGLLR
- a CDS encoding adenylate kinase, translating into MTAARLLIIGPQGSGKGTQGVRIADALGIPAVSTGDVFRANVKEGTELGLKVKAIIDAGDLVPDTLTGEIVRDRLAQADAANGFLLDGYPRNLGQVGDLDGFLDERGEPLTAVIELVVPRDESIQRLSLRATEQGRADDNAESIAKRLAIYESETAPILDLYRERGIVDQIDGVGSLDEVYARIQAALEARGIAAS